One Acropora palmata chromosome 2, jaAcrPala1.3, whole genome shotgun sequence genomic window, CACGAGTGTAAGCACGTGATTGATCAATCTCTTCTCTGGTATCTTCTTGAAGTATTGGCCAAGCAATTCAGCTGTTGATAAGACATTAATAATCaaagtaaattaaagaaaacaaaacaaaacagaaagctGGTACACTTGTCATAAACTTGCTAACCTCTGAAGTTCAGCTTTCCCCTCCTTTATTTCTGTTATCACTCAGATCTGCTCATGGAAGCCGTGGGCGCCGAAGTAATAACTATGGCTGCTCGGTTCCAGACAAAGACGAGTTTTGGGTCCCAAGAACGTCGAATGATATATTGAGCcttaccttttttttcacagatgAATGGGAGGGCCCAAGAGCACCCTTTGTCGTTCCACTTTCCCCGATAGCTGCCGTAGTCTACCATCTCTCCACAGTTCTCGTGTCCATTTATGTCAGGCTCTGTTATCCAGTTTTTAAAGCCGACCTTTTCCTCGCTTGTCCATCGAAAAAGCCTCAGTTTTTGATCTTTCACCAGCCCAATCCAAATTCCATTCTTTGCATCTACGTTTTGAAATACGAACTGATTTTCTTCAGCTGAGTTCAAGCTGGCCAGATCTGCTTGATTCTCGCGGCAAAACTTCAATGAGTCGTTCCACGACTTTGGACCTTTGTAGGATCGATAGCAGGAATCACCCCAGCTGAGCCAGTGTTGAGAACAAGCTGCCAAACCTGTTAAACGGATTGCGGTAGTTGTGATAAATGATGACCGTCCAAAGCAACGAAAATCTGGAATTCTATTTACCATAAAATGTGTCACTGACGAAATTAATAGTCGGGCTCGGTCGTTGTACAGTAGGATGATACATTTTCCCTAACGACTCCTACACACTCGGAAAAAATACGAGGGTAGCTCCGATTAGGAATCGAACCTTCACGATCTTTTAATTCCAAGTTTGAAGCTTGAAATGACGAAACGACCTTTGCGTCTAGCCCTAAGTGTGAGTATTATGAACACTCTTCATCGGATTTGTGATGTTTCTTGCGTTTTTCCTGTGACTTTTTCTCCTCGACAATTTATCGGGAGGTTGTCCAGTGGTCCATAGCCATGTGTGCATTGTACTATTGATTTCGGatcttttgttattgtttgattAATGATGCTGCAGCTGAGGAGAAAAACAGAACTGATGGCGGATGTCGCTGATAATCTAATATGAATATTCACCGCTTATGTACCAAGTGTGAAAGAGTAAATAAATCCACTGAACTAACACGCAAGATCAAATATTGTCCCTAGTTTTGGATGTTCGTTTCAACCATCTTGAAATGAGTCGCTTCCTTATGTCATTTGTTGTTCAAAATCTAACCATTTCTCAGTCGTTTAGTCAAGCGATGTCTGGCAAGTGGCATTTGGAGTTTGAATTACAGAATGAACAAATTCACGACCAATTAGACAAATGTCGAAAGAAATACCCTTTGACTTCCATGTTAAATAAAGTAGAGTAAAATTTCAGTCTAAGTTTAATTGTTTGCGTTGTGCGTTTCTGACTAAAGAGAAcatgatttctttttgtttcgttgcttttatatttcgccGTTTCAACCGTTTGGAGGCCAGTACTATAACATTTCTTCTGTTGTGCTAAGCTACTAAATATGCCCGAGatgcttttccttttattgCTTTTCCGAACAATCTTCTTGGGTAAAAGAGGATGTTTGAAGCACACAGAGGTGTAAAATTTTGCCTATGAATCAGTGATATCTCTTCCCTTCTACTGAGGGACTTTTCAGTGTAAAAAGCATATCACAACCTCATTCATAGGCGCAAGAAAGAtgcacaaaattgaagcccgGATGAAAACATTAAAGTTCCCCTCTGCGAAGATTGATTGCCtaagttttaaaaacaattgggtttgtttttcttttccgaaGAAAAAGTTCTGGTTAGTTTTCAAAGTTAAGACAGGAAAATAGTCTTACCTTCAGCGGAGAGCAAAGGGAGAATTTCACAGAACTGATGCAGCTGTATTCGACATGAAAACGAAACGTGAATTTAATTTGTCAAACTTGAACTTTGAAGCAAACTTCAGTGCTTACCAACAAAAGGCTTGATGCCAAGACAATGTAACAATTTGATTCCCTTTTCATCGCTAGTCTTGCTAtttagttttgtcttttttttatctgatcTCTTTCACCTGCGAGACAATAAATTCCTCCTCTGCTAGCTATTTAATCAATTCTGGGTAGGAAtcattcaatcattttttacTGGGTCTTCTTTATGTGAAAAACATATCCGCTTTCTTTATGTTTATTTAGTCTGAAACTGTCACATCAAATGACAAACTACCTTTACAATTAAAAGCTAGTTTagtccttttgtttttcttattgaAACAATTGAGTTAAATGCGACGACAGTATTTCATTGCCGCTTTGTTCATGATTCGGTAGGGGCAAATCTGAAATGTTTCTCTCGTGTAAACTTTTTatgatttccttttcttaGGTCAACAAGATAAATATAGAtctataaaaaatgtttcGGAATAATTTGGTTTTGGACGCAATAGCTCTAATGTGTGTACCTTTAGAAAATATAAACTGATAGCAACATTTGGAAAACAGTGCATGCTCAATCAGACGCTTGTTGTCGTCCGAAATTTTGGCGGTTGACTTACGTCACATTTGAGAAAACGGCTGCGACGAACCTATGCGTCTGAGGGTATGAAAAGCGAAGTAGGAACGGTATTCACAAAACTTGTTATTTTCGATAACAGCACGGGAGATTTCTCAGATAGTCACCCATCTAGTTATGAACCCCGGCCAACAGGGTATTACTTCGGTCATGGTGGACCACTAACTATGCtccggtgaacagacgggaatcGGTGTTTCTCTGTGATGCAAGCCTTAGTAAGACTTCCgccttttttttatctctATTACTTCAGCAAATGCTAAACATATACAACTTCTTCATTGCTGATGTCACGGTCCCATTTTATCTTTAGTATTCTCCTTAAATGACGCTGTTGAATTGTACGGAGTTGCCTaaattctgtttttctttggccATCGAAGTTTGTTCAGAAACTGCACATAAGCAGCAGCAACAAACATGAGAACTGAGCGCACTGTTTGAAATGATTCACTTAACGTGTCGCTTAGCTTAGCCTTCAGGCAATCTTTGACGTACATATTCTTGACCTTCTTGGTTTTCCATCTACCTCCTGATCTACCGGACTGAGTGCTATAATTTGCTATATCAGGTACAATTCATTCATGCACACATTCCATATTTCTTTACATTTCTCTCGACAATACACCATCTTGTAACTGGCACCAAGTTTGATAACAACATTCCCAAACTTGGGCAATGTCAACATTTTCCACCATGGACAATCACAACTAATTCATTGTGGCACCAAGCCGGAGTGAGTATCAACAATTCTGCACCTCGGGCAAATATTACATTTTTCTCGTTTGGCACCTAGGCCCACTtcgtaaacattttttttttttttttagggatTCTCACCGTGTGCCATCTCTGACAAACCAACATCATCAATCCAATTTTGATTCGGGTTTATCCCCGTAAACGGGGGTGGCCGGATTTACCCCAGCAGCAATCTCTCTAACACCCACTCTCCATCTCGCTTGATTCATGGGATCTTTTTCTCCAAGCCCACGCTCTTGCTCTCCTTCTCCACTTGCATCTTCCACGTCTTCTTTGGTCGTCCTCGCTTCCTCTTGCCCCTCACTTCAAACTCAAGCGCTTTTCTCAGAACGTGCCCATCATCCCTCCTCAACACATGCCCGTACCATCTCACTCCATTCGCCTTTGCCATTTGAACCGCTGTTTCCTTCAATCCTAACATCTCCACCAGGTCCtctgttctctttttctccGTCAGCTTTGCACCACACATTACTCTCACCATTGCTCTCTCGGTCCTTCTTAAAATTgccatctcattttccctcaaacACCATGTCTCACTCCCATATAACATCGCCGATATAACAACAGAGATAAAATTCTCACGTTTTACATTGCAAGCAATCAAAGCCTCTCCGATTGATAAATGCAATACCTAAACTCAGTGCTAACGAACAAAAACGAACAGAAATGCTCAGATCCAAAATAGAAGAGTAACGCGTTCCGACGCCAAAGCATCTAATCTTCTGAAAACGCCCTTTGGAGAAGGGATTTCAAATACTAAAAGCAAGTCTCACACCACTTCCTTCAAAACCATCTTGAGGTAGCCATTGCTTTCCTGCCGCTGAAGAACAATGTTGATATAAGGGACAACTAACTCTCCAAGGTCCACTCTTTCCGCAGGCAAAGCTAGTGCCGGAAGAAGGTTTCTGAGATGCGAAAGCGCCACGAACTAAAGATCCCCTGAGATGATTGTCCAGTGAACTCCGTCTTACAAAGACTAACCTAATAGTGAACTGATTTCCAAGGCGGAACAATCAGTGTTCCTGCAGCTTTGCAAAATCTCAAATAAACTTTCACGGCTAGTTACGCAGGGGGACATAACCAATTTGTCTCGTAAGCCCAATCTTGCGTGAAAGCATTAACGCCATTTGTCGCAGgctgaaaaatattttgaattagCGTACCAAGTTTCTTGTTACAATGAATCTATCAATTGTGTGAGGGCCCCATGCCTCATCAATATACGCAAAACATATCATCTTTAATTGAATAGTCATCGTAATCAAATACTCTGCTAATCTGATCAGCACATAATTCAAATCTCTGGGGGTCCATTGAGTTTTTCCGTTAAAGCTGACCTATTGTTCCTCGAAACTTTTGGAGCCGGAATGTGAATGAAACGTAATTTGTAACCAAATTCAATAACTTCGATTATAAACTGAGCGACGTAAATCAGCTTCCACTCATGCAAAGCTCTTTTTAGGCTACCCGTAACGAAACTAAGCATAGCGTCCCTTGACTTAAATTCATAtgctctttcaatttttttttttgatcacACACATTCAGATAAGAGACTGCCTCATCAAGAGATTCGGTATCTGAAGTATAGCAAATCGAAATAGAGTATATGTAAACGTGCAAATTGCACAACGTGATAAACAATAAATACAGGAAAAGACTACACCTTCAAAGTCATCTTGAGCTAGCCATTGCTTTCCTGCCGCTGAAGAAGAATGTTGATATAAGGGACAACTAACTCTCCAAGGTCCACTCTCTCCGCAAGCAAAGCAAGTGCCGGGAGAAGGTTTCTGAGATGCGAAAGCGCCACGAACTAAAGATCCCCTGAGATGATTGTTGGGATGGCGGATTGCTGGAAGGATATCGTCGAGCATGCTGAGGCACTTCACCAGTTTGACAATGATCTGCTACTCAAGGCTTTTCGGGAGTTTCTAGCTGCTCTAGCTTCAGCCTTatatctttttctcatcgtcgaAGTTTTcagcgagctcgcgttgtttCTACCCCTTAAGAGAATCTGAAGAGCGGATCGCAACCGGCAAAGTTGACGAAACAAAAAGTAGGCGAAGAAAGCTGAACCTAGACTGATTCAAATCTCTAACGGATCACTATTTGTACAACAAATTACCCATAATTCCCACCAGACACCGGACCCAGTCCTCTGGTCCGTGCCGGCAAAATAGCTATTTCTGCCAATTTCGCAGGCTACAACTGtcagaaatatcatttttcgcttgtacattttgttttcgcaatacagatcatgtgctAATACTCAGGAGGTTCGGtgcttgttttgttcattaaaaagagtgcaTGCAGACATATTCATGCTTGCATGCGCCctttttaatgagcaaaacaaagaaccaTTCCTCCTGAGTATTATCacatgatttgtattgggaaaacaaaatgtacaagcgaaaaagaaaaatttggttttatcaaacgagttgataaaggttgaattaccaccgtgaaagatttagaaggATGCcgcttcgctctgacgaagggctaacgctcgaaacgtcagctttctaaatctttcacggtggtaattcaacctttatcaacttgtttgataaaaccaaatttttgttttgatctctcccaccgacacagcaccacagtttctttagaaactagaaatccatttacaaGCGAGAAAGGTCTATTGGCGAAGTGAGTCAAGTGAAATCTTTGTATTCAGCAcgagtttgtttttcttcggtTAAGCTTGCTTTGAGGATTTCGTGAAGATGTTTTATATCTTGCATTATACGAtgttagtatttaccaaatcagtggatagcaatttgcgcgcgttttgattggctcccgtaactcggaatatccttggatattcactgttttgcgaacggagagaaaaatggcgcgtcgtttcgcgaaagtttcagaagaataAATCGaaaaagcgtttttttatccatctgatttggtaaatactaaaacaactatcccactcagggtcggtgaagagcggtggatatatacctcgacgcttcgcgtctcggtatatatccaccactattcacctccccttcgggggatagttgtatactattTTGCTTCTTTAAGTATTAATATATTTGTGTTCTTCACTCGATATTCTTTCATCTCTGAAATATCATATATCTGTTCTTCCTAGAAATGCGAACAAAAGCCATCGCCCTTTGAGCGAAGCCACTTGGCTGTGAGAAACTAATTAAAAGAGATTTTAAACTCCTTAGCCCatgtttctttcaagttttgcTATGCTAAAGACCACCGAGACGTACTCTTCCCAGACCTTTTTAGTCACGGCAGCCGTAGTAGCACCAGCCGTTGTGATTTGCTTGAACTCAGCTTTGCCCATTATGCATTGCGCGCTTGCGATCATTGGCGGCCATTCTCTTGATGTTGACAACTCGGAAAATTAGTGTAGGTCTCTGAAATCCGTTTGCATCGCTTATGTTACCGTTATATCATTGCTCTCaggtattgattcaagtacatcatttattaaggaacacttttaACAGCTTCTTTGTCGATTTTGAGGAAATGTTTGCCTTTAATGCGGCAAAGTAGAATGTAGATCGATAACGAATCCGCCGAGAGGAAGACTGCGTTAATCCGGTTCGGTCCGCCAGATTAGGCTGCGATCATGGGTTTCTTTCTTATGGAATGCGCGGAAGGCCTCCCTTGGTTTTGGTGGAGCCACTAACAGGGAATTTGCTAaatttttacttcattttcctACTGAAGAAACATTTCAGCCTATGAGGTAAGCTGAGCTTTTTATAAAACCTTCACCAGCTTGTCGAATGCAATCGCACCCTTCATGCGTCTCgaatttttcaattctttgtAAGTTACACTTTTCGATTTGACTTGAAGAGTTTCGGCGCCAAATGAATTTAGAGATGTTCCTCGCAACCTGGTCTCGTTGCTGAGCTCTACACTAGTAGTGGGTTCAAAGCGAAGTTGTTCAGCACCAAATGTTACTCCAATAAGAGCGCCAAAGAGAAACACTCTGACCTTTACAGTCACAGTACGTTCGATCCTAAAACTTATAGGGTCAATTAAGATCGGTATTAGCAAACAAATCAGGTCAGATCAGCTTTTCGAATTCCAAACCGAAGAGAGGATATTTCCATCGTGGTGTCGTACAAATATCAACAAACCTCCGTTGTGCTATCGTCGACGTGATCTTCGTTGTCTCCAATAATCGACCCGTAAGCAGTTACAACAGCAACACCATTTTCTGCGAAGAATTGAGAAACTGAGATTGACCTTTCCATGCCACAAGctttcccaaaaaaaattacgcgacagaaGCAGCGATAAACGACAAAAATTCACTTCCACGTGCTCGATCTAAGAAACGATGGTTGCCTCGCTCTCgtgaaaagcaaaacaaatacaCACGCGCAATGCCTACTggtcaatactgggtctttacCAATTCCTTCGTTGATCAGTCCCTGGTTACGTAGCTGACAAGATATGTAAGGCTATGACAAATAGTTAGCGATCTAATATTGTTAAGTTTTACAACTGAAGGATGTATGTGCTCAACAGGAAATTTAACTATCGATGGCGGGAACGAGAACGCCACaaataaagaatttgattggttcaacGTAGCAGAATAAGCGTGCTCCATGGCGTcatttgcaaattgcaaaacagcaaattaccacattagcggttttgacgacaacttagccaaacgaaagaaaatatttcattctctgtGTTTAATTACTTCAACGGCGTTCCCAACTATCCATTTGAAGCGTACTTCGCCAACCTTGTATTTTTTGAACGAGGCAAAATGATTGtaaaatagtcacaattgcGCAAATattcagagcagttttcaaaatagatgactgtcgaaagaccaataccaaagtaattactccgaccaatcacaatgggAGGAAAAAGCActtgaaccaatcagaattctaGCAATTGGATGTAACTTGCTCCAAGGGCGGGGATGCGATGGGTTCTGGTTCTTATTGCTTGAAGAAATGGCGCGGAATTTTTTTAGTCAATCACTAAGCATTGCATTCGCAATCGCGTAAtaacttttgacagtcatttgaaaattgctctatTTTAAGGTGACGTTTTCCTCTGCGTTTCCGTCGTCGTTAATGGCTTGGCCATCCAGTAACTTATCAGTTCATGATCCTCAACCTGTTTTACTACTGTTTTGAACCAAATCCCTTATAATTGCCAGTGGTGGAGGTTAGTTAGTTTAAAACAACTTCTGCTACTTTTTTGAGGCCAATTTTATGTCACTCGACTCTCGGTAAATTAGGCAAAATGTATGCAAAAGCTCGCAATTGCGCGCTGATCAAACTTCAACATTCCACTGACTGGGTTAGCACAACCAGTTCTTAAGAGAAGAAAGTTAATGAAAACTCCCTGTTGTTGTAGGGTCATGTGTCGCCGTCAAAACCTTACATTTGATTTCTGACGTTGCTAAAGTGAGTGCTCTTATTTTCGCGACATTGAAGTCCCGCGAAGAAAAGTTGCGGTGAAAATTCAAGACGCCAGACTTAGTGATCTACTTAAAAACCGTTATTTTTAGTTTGCCATCCACTACTCGGAGTATACAAGCGAGTAGGAGGGTTCAAAGTCCGATTCAACGCATTTCCTTATTCCTCATTATCGGACTCATCATGCTGAATTATTTCCTATAACACTCCCGATGCTTACTAAAGGCTACTTGACAGC contains:
- the LOC141874249 gene encoding C-type lectin galactose-binding isoform-like, whose amino-acid sequence is MKRESNCYIVLASSLLLLHQFCEILPLLSAEGLAACSQHWLSWGDSCYRSYKGPKSWNDSLKFCRENQADLASLNSAEENQFVFQNVDAKNGIWIGLVKDQKLRLFRWTSEEKVGFKNWITEPDINGHENCGEMVDYGSYRGKWNDKGCSWALPFICEKKAELLGQYFKKIPEKRLINHVLTLVSVSSDLECMFRCRRHGNCSSVNHSSQSSQLCELNSAGEERFPEDLKHDNNYDYLEPIL
- the LOC141873709 gene encoding uncharacterized protein LOC141873709, yielding MLYGSETWCLRENEMAILRRTERAMVRVMCGAKLTEKKRTEDLVEMLGLKETAVQMAKANGVRWYGHVLRRDDGHVLRKALEFEVRGKRKRGRPKKTWKMQVEKESKSVGLEKKIP